The nucleotide sequence TGATAGTACGCGTTTGTGGTGTGCGAGAAGATGATCTTTGGCAGTTATGCCCATATTACCGCATTTTGTTGACGCCTGAACAAGAGCCTCTATGGGTGATCATTAATGCACCAATTATGACGTCGTTGGCTGCGATTTCCAGTACTTATCCCACGCATGCTCGATCAGGCGACTAAGCATCGGCAGCTCGTCCTCTGTCATCAAGCCACAGTCCCCTAGCGTCACCGTGAACGCGGCACTCCATTTAGTGGCTGAAAATGATGCGCTGTCATTGTAAGAATTTGGTATCCTAGAACAAAACTCAGTGACTGTCTTTTTGATTTCCATAAAGCTTTTGACTTCCTCTTGCAAATCATCTTCTTCCTGTTTTACTAATTGGTCAAATTTAATACTAAAATAGTCATAGAGTCTGAAATCCGCGCTGTTCCAGTACCTGAGTCGATTAAGATCTTCGTCTGTGAGCTGGAATTCCGGTTTGGTGTCGAGCGCATTTAGCGGAACATACAGTATGTCCTTAGTGCTCCAACAAAGCTTTCGCCTCATTAAAACCAAGGATTCCTGGAAACGCTCCATGATTAGAACTAGAGCGTAGTCCTTGTCAAGTTCTTGTATATAATCATCTATATATGTTTCGTTTTGGAATTCCGATTCAGGAATTCCGAAATCGAACGACATCCGGTTTCTAACGAAGTCCGTGTTGACGGCATACACCGATGGGTCACGCAGGAAATCACGTATCAAGTGCTCATGTGCACCATTCTTTGACTTCAAACTATCGTAAAATCCGTAATATGTTGCCGCAGAACTAAAATGGCTCACCGGATCTCGAATGATGCCAATGTATGAGGTATTCATCGGTAAAATCTCTCGGAATTTGGCTTTGTTATAAACCGCATGGTTGCACAAAATGTTGAAATGTTCGTTTGGCGGTAATGGAACTATGCGATCCATAGATACAGATGTCCCATAACCGAGGTAATTAAATCCATAACCGTCGGAGTCCTTTGGAAgtacaatgtttaaattattacttaTTGCAAACCGCAGTAGTATGTTCATCACAGTGGTGCTACCGGCCTTATGAACCTTGAGAAAACTCACATTTATTTGTTTAGTACACTGCCTGTCTTTATTCTGAGAAATCCCAAGAGGTTTAGATATAATTTGATATGATTCATGTTTTGTCAATGCCCTAGTACTTTCCTGACTTGGTTCCAATATAACATCTTCTTTGGCTTCGTTTTCTTCGAGAGTATTGTTGTTCAGATCTATGTTGAGACGGGTTGCGTTAAAAATGACATCAAAGGCATTCCAAAGTAGCATGTCCGATGCAATTTCGTTTCCCGGAGCGACACGATGGCCACTTCCGGTGTGAGCCGCCCATTCCATAAAGACGCTGTTCCGGCCGGCGCTGTGCACCAATAGGAGTCCGAGCACAGCAAGTAATACGCATAGTCTGGAGCCAATAGAGAAAATGTGAGGTAAAAGTTAATACTTTGTTAGCGTGTTTGTTATAACCAGTGTATCAAATTCCAATAGGTCGCATGCTATTTTATGGTTTATATTATTCTTGGGGAAAAAAGTCATTACTGTCTCGCATTGGCATTTTAGTTTTATGCCAAATATTCGAGGAATTGTCAACCTAGAACGATCTGCATAACTtaatatttacaatgtttaatTAGATTTGAGTATTGGACACAGCTCGTACTTACAAGAACGGTTTACTACGTAATAGCTGCGTTTTCGGTAACCATAGCGAGGTCGGCATCACTCTCTGAGCGCCTGACTTCTCGTGCAGTACCAGAAAGTCAGTGCATACCtaaaatacaaaatgatttagtttaaacctatttattttagctcgattgcatcgaaagcctaaggcttatataaacgctctcgggtccgtttcctgggtttagaaccagtacttggtgtctttgagggagatctaatgctgcgtttacaccatgttcccggcgaccacggcaatcacgtttcgggccaccatggaggaaacgggatgaacgtgaggcaacgtaggggaacggaatagccaaacgtgacacaacggggttgccgtggttgccgtgccaaaattttaaactgtcaaaaaattTGCCACGGCAGTCACGGCGGAAATGAGAAACGTGATAGAACTTGTTAAACGCAACTTGACAGTACGTAGCAGGCCGTAACAAAACCCGAAAAGTGTCCGTACTCTGACGGGAATCCTTTTAATTCCCCGACATGTTAAGTTTCTATCACGTTGTGTTACGTTTTGTTACGCTTTGTCAAGATAACCACGGCAAGCTAGGATAATTGATAGCCGTTTTGCTACGTGTTTAATCCGACGCGTTACGGTGTGTTGCGTTTTGCAGGCAGATGCGTTAcggccagttgagttgttgtacggtctgacacGATTCGCGCGGTCTGAAGCTGAGTATATAAAAGCCGCGCTTTTCAGGAAACTTTAATTTCAGTCTCAACACTCGATGAGCAAACATGCCACCAAGAAAGCGCCGAACAAaggctacccccccccccccccccccgcgctgCAAACGACGTTCAAGTGGAGGAACAACCTGAAAGTATACTTGCCTTCCACCAAATGCTTCACAGTCAGTGCCAGTTTCAATCCAGGTGTAAGGGAGGAGCGATACTTCGTATCTTGTCTTGAGATGACTTGAGATATCCTTTCAAGGATCTCGTCGAATAGTTCTGGGGGCATCCTCAGATAATTCTGAAAGGTGTTGATATCTTCGTTGCGGAGTTCCCTGGtaagaaatgcatcaaagtgcccTTGCTGCTGCCTTCTAGCTTCCGATAGCCATGGACGAACCCACAGGGACCTTGGCCTCCTTTTGCGTCTTTTCCCGGACTTTTTTTTACTTCTTTCAGctctttacaacgcaaagattttattaatgcTGCAAATACTAGTAAGAAGGCAAACACAAAATCATCCTCGTCGTTCACATCCATGtcactggaattattttgttataataaatactgttgcttGAGAGTTTTCTTTTATACCGGGAGCACACTCGTGTCCGAAACCTCTCGGATGTCCACGTTTGATCCGCACGGTACCTTGACAGAACGtgacaaatgaatgacaaacgtgtacaacgtatcagacctgcatgacaaacgcaaacaacgcgggaacttaacagaacgcatcgtaccttgaagcaacatttatacATCCGTGGCAGACCGTGGAATCAAAACTTAGCGCACCGTCGAAGGACCGCGTTTTCGCTTCGACGGAACGTCACGGATACTTTGATAAACCGTCAGAAAACTTAGCTCAACCTACCAAACCTTGGATTAAAGGTCAAACATTGCAAAAGCCACACGGCGCGATACGTTTTGGACAAACGGGActgccgtggtcgccgggaacatgGTGTAAACGCAGCATAAAGAACGcccccacggtggggatcgaacccgtgacctccagatcgctaggcggacaccgcaTCCACTAAACCACTGCGATATCATAAAATAATTTGTACtttgtataattatatcataGGACCGTTGACAGGTATTAAAGCAGTTTAAATGTGATAACATCATGTCAAATAATTATCTCTGGTAATAATTTCGGGCTCGTTACGAATTTTcatccttaaacaaaaaatattactgATTCTCGACTAACTTAAAAATGCCGTTCGCGCGTTTTTACCGTGTTATTTAATTAATCATCCTCCTTAGCTTTTAATCACAAAGAACTTTTGTATATTCACATAAACCGATAATAAACGTTTACCGCTTTCACATCCGCGTCTTACAAAACCCCATAAAAAACTACTTGGTGCAATGTCTTCTTGCTAACATAGTAACGATATTAAGCGAACGGCCGGATTGGGTATCGTTACATC is from Dreissena polymorpha isolate Duluth1 chromosome 14, UMN_Dpol_1.0, whole genome shotgun sequence and encodes:
- the LOC127858944 gene encoding galactose-3-O-sulfotransferase 2-like, with amino-acid sequence MPTSLWLPKTQLLRSKPFLLCVLLAVLGLLLVHSAGRNSVFMEWAAHTGSGHRVAPGNEIASDMLLWNAFDVIFNATRLNIDLNNNTLEENEAKEDVILEPSQESTRALTKHESYQIISKPLGISQNKDRQCTKQINVSFLKVHKAGSTTVMNILLRFAISNNLNIVLPKDSDGYGFNYLGYGTSVSMDRIVPLPPNEHFNILCNHAVYNKAKFREILPMNTSYIGIIRDPVSHFSSAATYYGFYDSLKSKNGAHEHLIRDFLRDPSVYAVNTDFVRNRMSFDFGIPESEFQNETYIDDYIQELDKDYALVLIMERFQESLVLMRRKLCWSTKDILYVPLNALDTKPEFQLTDEDLNRLRYWNSADFRLYDYFSIKFDQLVKQEEDDLQEEVKSFMEIKKTVTEFCSRIPNSYNDSASFSATKWSAAFTVTLGDCGLMTEDELPMLSRLIEHAWDKYWKSQPTTS